The Streptomyces sp. Je 1-332 genome has a window encoding:
- a CDS encoding cyclase family protein produces the protein MNPDRHDPEGSIARTAKAVSNWGRWGEDDVLGTLNFLDEAKRREGAALVRRGVSFSLSQAFDINGPQKGWRRRTNPVHTMLDTGTDAALGNQGLPHGIGGADDVIAMPLQCSTQWDGLGHIFDHGKAWNGRAAEKVVTSDGDRVTGVEHMAPHVAGRGVLLDVGRVLGADGELPDGFAITGEQLTATAEAQGVRVGRGDIALVRTGQLARVRRDGWGDYAGGPAPGLSFTAAGWLHGCEIAAIATDTWGFEVRPSEFEHAFQPLHQVAIPHIGLLIGEMWDLDALADDCATDGVYEFWLTAAPLPITGAVGSPVNPLAVK, from the coding sequence GTGAATCCGGACCGCCACGACCCCGAGGGCTCCATCGCGCGAACCGCCAAGGCGGTCTCCAACTGGGGCCGTTGGGGCGAGGACGACGTCCTCGGCACACTGAACTTTCTCGACGAGGCCAAGCGCCGCGAAGGCGCCGCACTGGTCCGGCGAGGTGTGAGCTTCTCCCTCTCCCAGGCCTTCGACATCAACGGCCCGCAGAAGGGCTGGCGGCGGCGCACCAACCCCGTCCACACCATGCTGGACACCGGCACCGACGCGGCCCTCGGCAACCAGGGGCTCCCGCACGGCATCGGCGGCGCGGACGACGTGATCGCCATGCCGCTCCAGTGCTCCACCCAGTGGGACGGCCTCGGCCACATCTTCGACCACGGCAAGGCGTGGAACGGACGCGCCGCCGAGAAGGTCGTCACCTCCGACGGCGATCGGGTCACCGGCGTCGAGCACATGGCTCCGCACGTCGCCGGCCGGGGCGTGCTCCTGGACGTCGGCCGGGTTCTCGGCGCGGACGGCGAGCTGCCCGACGGCTTCGCCATCACCGGGGAGCAGCTGACGGCGACCGCCGAGGCCCAGGGCGTGCGGGTGGGCCGCGGCGACATCGCGCTGGTGCGCACCGGGCAGCTCGCCCGGGTGCGCCGCGACGGCTGGGGCGACTACGCGGGCGGCCCGGCCCCCGGTCTCTCCTTCACCGCCGCAGGCTGGCTGCACGGCTGCGAGATCGCCGCGATCGCGACCGACACGTGGGGGTTCGAGGTGCGGCCCAGCGAGTTCGAGCACGCCTTCCAGCCGCTGCACCAGGTCGCCATCCCCCACATCGGTCTGCTCATCGGCGAGATGTGGGACCTGGACGCGCTCGCCGATGACTGCGCCACCGACGGCGTGTACGAGTTCTGGCTCACCGCAGCGCCCCTGCCCATCACCGGCGCGGTCGGCTCGCCCGTCAACCCGCTCGCCGTCAAGTAA